From a single Marinilabiliales bacterium genomic region:
- a CDS encoding DNA translocase FtsK, whose protein sequence is MADSKIKTGNSGKVKSKLSFFRDDRFRLSAGSFILLLSLFLTLSFVSYFFTWKTDQSFEWEKILSSPEIRVENWAGKTGAWLSSLFINKWFGISSFTIPFILMLAGFRILRVKMSPVGRTIRITITGAILLSVSLGYLFGDGGGFLGSGPGGAHGYYLAEWLNAILGKTGTALLILLLIFTFLLFSIRGASDYIKDLFTRRTQTFDPPPANEAVTTGAVPDTEPEDTSSGKTENEPFEIDDGDEAGKSEIEGSVYEEDDVPEKDGVKLHVREKKADEGSLPDDMINKSIPEDYDPTLDLPSYKFPLINLLEHHKTDESSVSKEELINNKNRIVETLGNYKINIDKITATIGPTVTLYEIVPAPGIRISKIKNLEDDIALSLSALGIRIIAPIPGRGTIGIEVPNQNPEIVSMRSVISSVKFQDAKYELPVVLGKTISNDTFVVDLTRMPHLLIAGATGQGKSVGLNAILTSLLYKKHPAQLKLVLIDPKKVELTVYSKIERHFLAKLPDTDEAIITDTQKVINTLQSLTIEMDERYNLLKEAHVRNIKEYNTKFIARRLNPQKGHKYLPYIVVIIDEFADLIMTAGREIETPLTRLAQLARAIGIHLVIATQRPTTNIITGVIKANFPSRIAFRVTSMMDSRTILDTPGANQLIGRGDMLITAGSEMIRLQCAFIDTPEIDRVTEYIGSQKGYPSAHLLPEYVGDNETETAEVDLRKRDDIFDEAARLVVQHQQGSTSLIQRKFSIGYNRAGRIIDQLEAAGVVGPFEGSKARQVLIRDEYTLEQLLNELDS, encoded by the coding sequence AGGAAGTTTCATACTGCTTCTTTCACTGTTCCTGACATTATCGTTTGTATCGTATTTCTTCACGTGGAAAACAGATCAAAGTTTTGAGTGGGAAAAAATCCTGTCATCACCCGAGATCAGGGTTGAAAACTGGGCAGGAAAAACCGGAGCCTGGCTCTCGTCACTGTTCATTAACAAATGGTTCGGCATATCATCATTCACCATACCCTTTATCCTGATGCTTGCGGGATTCAGGATCCTGAGGGTAAAGATGTCGCCTGTCGGAAGAACAATCAGAATAACTATTACAGGGGCAATCCTCCTGTCGGTATCACTGGGTTATCTTTTTGGTGATGGAGGAGGTTTTTTGGGCAGCGGCCCCGGAGGAGCGCATGGATATTACCTGGCAGAATGGCTCAATGCAATTCTGGGAAAGACAGGAACAGCTTTACTGATACTACTGCTTATTTTCACATTCCTTCTTTTCTCCATAAGGGGAGCATCAGATTACATTAAGGATCTTTTCACCAGGCGCACACAAACGTTTGATCCCCCACCAGCCAATGAGGCAGTCACAACCGGGGCAGTCCCCGATACTGAACCGGAAGATACTTCTTCCGGCAAAACAGAAAACGAACCCTTTGAGATTGATGACGGCGATGAAGCCGGAAAAAGTGAGATTGAAGGATCAGTATACGAAGAAGATGATGTGCCTGAAAAAGACGGAGTCAAATTGCATGTAAGAGAGAAAAAAGCTGATGAGGGCAGCCTGCCTGATGATATGATAAACAAAAGCATACCTGAAGATTATGATCCGACACTTGATCTGCCGTCATACAAATTCCCACTAATAAACCTTCTGGAGCATCACAAAACTGATGAAAGCTCCGTAAGCAAGGAAGAGCTTATAAATAACAAGAACCGGATAGTCGAGACACTTGGTAATTACAAGATAAACATTGACAAGATCACTGCCACAATCGGCCCTACTGTTACACTGTATGAGATTGTTCCTGCCCCCGGAATAAGAATCTCCAAGATAAAAAATCTGGAAGATGACATTGCCCTGAGCCTGTCAGCACTGGGGATAAGAATAATAGCACCCATACCCGGCAGGGGCACAATAGGTATAGAGGTGCCGAACCAGAATCCGGAGATAGTTTCTATGAGATCCGTTATAAGTTCGGTGAAGTTCCAGGACGCCAAATACGAGTTACCGGTTGTCCTGGGTAAAACAATATCCAATGACACTTTTGTCGTTGATCTAACCCGCATGCCACATCTTCTGATAGCGGGAGCCACAGGGCAGGGTAAATCAGTGGGCCTTAATGCAATTCTTACTTCACTCCTTTACAAGAAACACCCGGCTCAGCTCAAACTGGTTCTAATTGACCCGAAAAAGGTTGAACTCACAGTCTATTCAAAGATTGAGCGGCATTTCCTTGCCAAGTTGCCTGATACTGATGAGGCAATAATTACCGATACGCAGAAAGTCATAAACACTCTCCAGTCACTTACGATAGAAATGGATGAGAGATACAATCTGCTCAAGGAAGCTCATGTAAGAAATATAAAAGAGTACAATACGAAATTTATTGCCAGGCGGTTAAACCCACAGAAAGGACACAAGTACCTGCCATATATTGTGGTTATTATTGATGAATTTGCAGATCTGATCATGACCGCCGGCCGCGAAATAGAGACACCGCTGACAAGACTTGCGCAACTTGCCAGGGCGATAGGAATACATCTTGTAATTGCAACCCAGCGTCCAACGACAAATATCATTACCGGGGTGATCAAGGCAAACTTTCCAAGCCGTATAGCATTCAGGGTTACTTCGATGATGGATTCGCGGACCATTCTGGACACGCCTGGTGCCAACCAGCTAATAGGCCGGGGAGATATGCTGATTACAGCCGGAAGTGAGATGATCAGGCTGCAATGTGCTTTCATTGACACCCCTGAGATTGACCGGGTAACGGAGTATATTGGATCACAGAAAGGTTATCCCTCCGCACATCTTCTGCCAGAATACGTTGGCGACAATGAAACAGAGACGGCCGAAGTAGATCTTAGAAAAAGGGATGATATTTTTGATGAAGCCGCCAGACTTGTAGTTCAGCATCAACAGGGATCTACCTCACTGATCCAAAGAAAGTTCTCTATCGGCTACAACAGGGCAGGGCGTATCATTGATCAGCTGGAAGCTGCAGGGGTGGTCGGGCCGTTTGAAGGCAGCAAGGCCAGGCAGGTTTTAATCAGGGACGAATATACTTTGGAACAGTTATTGAATGAACTGGATAGTTAA
- a CDS encoding outer membrane lipoprotein carrier protein LolA has product MNWIVKRVSMRKLISFIITILLLNPPLTGVTQDEKAAEILDGLSDLMNSAPSVKIDFTFIITDLKDGMTEEIEGNIVMKDNKYRLETMEMVSWFDGSSVYTYMPDVNELMISDNAETEDILSNPVNLFSIYREKFRYRLIGETSQSGKTLYEVDLHPLDLDQAYHTIKLFIEKDKKSLHSAVVAAKDGSRYTLLVDKFDDRHDLPDDFFSFTKDDYPGVEVIDMRW; this is encoded by the coding sequence ATGAACTGGATAGTTAAAAGAGTATCTATGCGAAAGCTAATTTCATTTATCATAACTATTCTCCTGTTAAATCCGCCACTTACCGGAGTAACCCAGGATGAGAAGGCGGCTGAGATACTGGATGGTCTTTCAGACCTCATGAATTCTGCACCGTCAGTTAAAATTGATTTTACATTTATTATAACAGACCTGAAAGACGGGATGACAGAAGAGATTGAAGGGAACATCGTAATGAAGGACAACAAATACCGGCTGGAAACGATGGAGATGGTATCATGGTTTGACGGCTCATCTGTATATACTTACATGCCCGATGTAAATGAGCTTATGATAAGCGATAATGCCGAAACAGAAGATATTTTATCAAACCCTGTAAACCTGTTCAGTATATACAGGGAAAAATTCAGGTACAGACTGATAGGCGAAACAAGCCAGTCTGGCAAAACCCTGTATGAAGTTGACCTTCATCCGCTCGACCTTGACCAGGCCTATCATACCATTAAGCTCTTTATCGAAAAGGATAAAAAAAGTCTTCACTCTGCAGTTGTGGCCGCAAAGGACGGTTCCCGTTACACATTACTGGTTGATAAATTCGATGACCGGCATGATCTGCCCGACGACTTCTTTTCGTTCACAAAAGATGATTACCCCGGGGTTGAAGTTATTGACATGCGCTGGTAA